One window of Athalia rosae chromosome 2, iyAthRosa1.1, whole genome shotgun sequence genomic DNA carries:
- the LOC105689474 gene encoding putative sodium-coupled neutral amino acid transporter 10 has product MTNLSHVMTLANSVIGVSVLAMPFCFKQCGIVLSILMLLVSSILSKFACHFLVKSAVMSRRRNFEFLAFHAFGRAGKFLAELFIIGFLMGTCIAFFVVVGDLGPEIIGKMTDQTPADIRTSLLVLIGGFVILPLGLLRNVDSLSSICTATIGFYLCLVLKVMMESMAHIFATDWYDKVFFWRPSGILQCLPIFSMALFCQTQLFEIYETIPNVSLDKMNRVVDVALNICTVVYVCVGFFGYIAFCNVPFTGNILMSFEPSLSSDVIKIGFVLSVAFSFPLVIFPCRASLYSLLFRWAHSHETTSNYIPESQFKGLTFVIVGVSLITGILIPNIEFVLGLVGSTIGVMICLMFPAAFFISISSKNTSERLLAQTILFIGVWIIILGTYANLYAMEESANAKLTVITGDSIHQLNNIPIDLSNEKSAQMLPPLPKLDTLPEIKVDANFKPVLVNEIDVPEKVPKDDVRQEPPIPVERAVVTEKVIAVTSNPKDFAPIIKEIVEEIKKLDKNKLENSSHKDELELKIKKDEKDSREPLIVLNADEKVKELEVEEKKIQNKNDILINSDAIKKEESELAAARVFDDREEELRKTLQQHKIDQQQMLEEVIKISNNFKQEREKEKKEKLASKTIENKVLERDNRDYDPINKPLDVAANNLSNKLVAKAEPMPVLDILTEDKLSKIVEGRVKNVEINDETAGNKVDLKTPEDPGLFQVDQKQTMIKSRGPILSALVKKIPKSSHINDIPVHVNHAQINASNDLTKIDNNNNTHNINNKNISNKVPVPIALVMSEKTKKGGSNEETAKLDESGKAAKLGLGRDILANAERKKREISGGEMLNDYQESANRLALMAPSRIGKLVEVDSLNDHECSKTDKSLMETGEKNETAELISKKGKVTTEKLLIKTNSYLSDQSLIDQNTLDSSLNLKNKFVDANQRDLKPVGSNNEKK; this is encoded by the exons ATGACAAATCTATCCCATGTGATGACTTTGGCGAACAGTGTGATAGGCGTCAGTGTTTTGGCAATGCCGTTCTGCTTCAAACAATGCGGTATAGTTTTGTCGATACTGATGCTACTAGTCAGCAGCATTCTATCAAAATTTGCGTGTCACTTTTTGGTCAAGTCAGCTGTGATGTCTCGTAGACGTAATTTTGAGTTTCTTGCCTTTCATGCATTTGGACGTGCAGGAAAATTTCTGGCAGAGCTATTTATCATTGGGTTCCTCATGGGGACTTGCATtgcattttttgttgttgttggagATCTTGGACCTGAAATTATAGGGAAAATGACTGACCAAACTCCTGCAGACATCCGCACTAGTCTCCTTGTCTTGATAGGTGGCTTTGTGATCTTGCCACTTGGGCTGTTAAGAAATGTTGATAGTCTGTCTAGCATTTGTACAGCTACTATTGGATTTTATCTATGTCTTGTTTTAAAG GTAATGATGGAATCAATGGCTCATATATTTGCCACAGATTGGTATGACAAAGTATTTTTTTGGCGTCCTTCGGGTATTCTACAATGTTTACCGATATTCTCAATGGCGTTATTCTGTCAGactcaattatttgaaatttatgaaacgaTTCCAAATGTTTCTCTTGATAAAATGAACCGAGTCGTAGATGTAGCTCTGAATATCTGCACAGTTGTTTATGTCTGTGTGGGATTCTTTGGGTACATTGCATTCTGTAATGTACCATTTACAG GAAATATCCTGATGAGTTTTGAACCGAGTTTGTCATCAGACGTAATAAAAATAGGCTTTGTTCTATCAGTTGCATTCAGTTTTCCTTTGGTAATTTTTCCATGTCGAGCAAGTCTATATTCGCTTTTGTTTCGTTGG GCTCATTCACACGAGACGACAAGCAATTACATTCCTGAAAGTCAATTCAAAGGGCTTACCTTTGTTATAGTTGGAGTATCTTTAATTACTGGAATCCTAATACCAAATATTGAGTTTGTATTAGGATTGGTTGGATCCACAATAGGTGTAATGATTTGCCTTATGTTTCCTGCGGCattctttatttcaataaGCAGCAAAAATACTTCTGAAAGACTACTAGCCCAG ACAATCCTCTTCATAGGAGTTTGGATAATCATCTTAGGGACGTATGCCAATCTCTATGCCATGGAGGAATCGGCTAATGCAAAGCTCACTGTCATTACAGGAGACTCAATTCACCAATTGAACAACATTCCCATAGATTTGTCAAACGAGAAGAGTGCCCAGATGTTACCCCCGCTACCAAAATTAGACACTCTTCCAGAGATCAAAGTAGATG CAAATTTCAAGCCTGTCTTAGTAAATGAGATTGATGTACCAGAGAAAGTCCCGAAAGATGACGTCCGTCAAGAACCGCCAATTCCAGTTGAACGAGCAGTAGTGACTGAGAAAGTCATTGCCGTAACTTCAAATCCTAAGGATTTTGCTCCTATAATAAAAGAGATAGTTGAGGAAATCAAAAAGTTAGATAAGAACAAGCTAGAAAATTCTTCGCATAAAGATGAACTGGAACTCAAAATTaagaaggatgaaaaagataGTAGAGAGCCACTGATAGTTTTGAATGCTGATGAAAAGGTCAAAGAGTTAgaagtagaagagaaaaagattcagAACAAAAATGACATTTTAATAAATTCAGATGCAATTAAAAAGGAAGAGTCAGAGTTGGCGGCAGCCAGAGTTTTTGATGATCGTGAAGAAGAGCTGCGAAAAACTCTACAGCAGCATAAAATAGATCAGCAACAGATGTTGGAAGAAGTAATTAAAATaagtaataatttcaaacaagaaagagaaaaagaaaaaaaagaaaaactggcCAGTAAAACCATTGAAAACAAGGTTTTAGAACGAGACAACAGAGACTATGACCCAATTAATAAGCCACTTGATGTAGCAGCCAACAATTTAAGCAACAAACTCGTTGCAAAGGCTGAACCCATGCCGGTACTAGATATCCTGACTGAAGACAAATTATCAAAGATAGTGGAAGGTCGAGtgaaaaacgttgaaattaaTGATGAGACAGCCGGAAACAAAGTCGATCTGAAGACACCAGAGGATCCAGGCTTGTTTCAAGTAGATCAAAAGCAAACCATGATAAAATCCCGTGGTCCGATTCTCAGTGCATTagttaaaaaaattccaaagtctaGCCATATTAACGACATTCCGGTACATGTGAATCATGCCCAAATCAATGCCTCAAATGATCtaacaaaaattgataataataacaatacccataacataaataataaaaatataagtaaCAAGGTACCAGTTCCTATCGCCTTGGTAATGagtgaaaagacaaaaaaaggcGGATCGAACGAAGAAACGGCAAAATTGGATGAAAGTGGTAAAGCAGCAAAACTTGGACTTGGCAGAGATATACTAGCGAatgcagaaagaaaaaagagagagataagTGGTGGAGAAATGCTTAATGATTATCAGGAATCTGCTAATAGATTAGCTTTGATGGCACCAAGTAGAATAGGAAAACTCGTAGAAGTAGATTCGCTTAATGATCATGAGTGCAGTAAAACAGATAAATCTCTTATGGAAActggtgagaaaaatgaaactgcCGAGTTGATATCAAAAAAGGGGAAAGTTACCACAGAGAAACTGCTGATTAAAACCAATTCTTATCTATCGGATCAGAGTCTCATTGACCAAAATACTTTAGATAGTAGTCTAAATTTGAAGAACAAGTTTGTGGACGCTAATCAGAGGGACCTAAAGCCTGTTGGTTccaacaacgaaaaaaagtaa
- the LOC105689475 gene encoding S-adenosylmethionine mitochondrial carrier protein-like, whose product MLHGSDSKITGVNSKNVFLSSMISGGVAGTVCDLTCFPLDTLKTRLQSQHGFMNSGGFGKLYQGIFPVMIGSAPAASLFFITYEGIKEYLQPKVPLSYHHFIHMGAASLGEMVACLVRVPVEVVKQRKQALLVDSETLKLKTLYRGYGSTVLRDLPFGLIQMPMWEYFKLCWKHYVGRDCTPFEGATCGALSVAIAAVITTPLDVAKTRIMLSDTSANKAEVKISTMLKEVYREHGSKGLFAGFAPRVFGFTLGGFVFFGIYEQVKAMCGTIFPYNSASSR is encoded by the exons aTGCTGCACGGATCGGACTCCAAAATCACTGGGGTTAACTCAAAAAATGTGTTCCTGTCATCTATGATA TCTGGAGGTGTTGCTGGGACCGTATGCGACCTGACTTGCTTTCCTTTGGACACGTTGAAAACTAGACTCCAGAGCCAACATGGATTTATGAATTCCGGAGGATTTGGGAAACTATACCAGGGAATTTTTCCTGTAATGATCGGTTCTGCCCCAGCAG CATCTTTGTTCTTCATAACATATGAGGGAATAAAGGAATATCTTCAGCCTAAAGTTCCACTTTCTTATCACCACTTCATTCACATGGGTGCTGCTTCTCTTGGTGAAATG GTCGCATGTCTGGTTCGTGTGCCGGTAGAGGTAGTAAAGCAGCGAAAACAGGCGCTGTTAGTTGATAGCGAGACTCTGAAACTGAAAACTTTATACCGTGGATATGGAAGCACAGTATTGAGAGATTTGCCTTTTGGTCTAATACAAATGCCAATGTGGGAGTATTTCAAACTTTGTTGGAAACACTATGTAGGCAGAGACTGCACTCCGTTTGAAGGGGCTACCTGTGGAGCTCTTTCAGTTGCAATCGCTGCTGTGATAACTACACCTTTAGATGTTGCTAAAACCAGAATCATGCTGTCCGATACTTCGGCAAATAAAGCAGAAGTCAAAATATCGACCATGCTGAAAGAAGTTTACAGAGAACATGGATCAAAAGG GCTGTTCGCTGGCTTTGCTCCTAGAGTGTTTGGGTTCACGTTGGGAGGCTTCGTATTTTTTGGGATTTACGAACAAGTTAAAGCAATGTGTGGCACAATTTTTCCATATAATAGTGCTTCTAGCAGATAA